A window of Methylobacterium bullatum genomic DNA:
GAGCCGACAGGGCGATGAACCCCGCCAGCATGGTCAGGCTGATCGTATGAGAGCGCACAGGCGCCCTGCCGCTCGATTCCATGGTGCCTCGTCTCGATAATGGGTCGTTGTTCCGTAGCCCACTGTTGGCGTAGGTCTATGGAGGTCTCCGTGCGGTCCATCACCCCGCATGCCGCTTGTGCTTGGCTAGCCCGTTAGACTTCTCGAATGGGGCGGGAATACGAGTGAAGCGCGGCAAGTCGCGGGCGGGCCCGATCCGCCGCCATTTGGCGAGGGGGCGAGTGCTGTTCGGAGACTACCGGGCGCCTCGGCCGGTCGCGGCGTCGCACGTCGCATCAAACCTGTCCATCGGGCGCGGGAGCCTCTTGCTGGACCGTTTAAAATCTGTCACCTTCCGTAATTAGGACAGTACGGCTGTCCCATTTTTGGCGGGGCGTCCCGACAGCGAGCGATCGCCGGGGACGAAGTGCCTTCGAGGAACGTGGAAGGTCCGGAGCGGGTGTTGGATCTCACGAAAAAACGAGATTCCAAGCCGGTCGCCATCGCGGCGATCCGGGCCCGCACGGCTTGAATTCAAGCCGGCGCTGAGCCCGCGGAGAGCGGGCGCTTCCTCACCGAAGACCCTGCCCGAATCCGACCGCGTCGAGGACGGAGCCTGAGTGCCGGATGGCATTTGGGCATGAAACATGCTCGCATGCGGGCACGGACGAACGAGGCTGAGGGGTTATGAACATGGCCGCATCTGAGGTTGCCGGGGTCGTCCAGAATCCGATCCCCGCCACGCGGGACGGCGTCGCGCCGCTCGTCGTCCGCGATCACGCTCTCCCGCCCAAGCAGGGCCTCTACGATCCCGCCCGTGAGGGCGATGCCTGCGGCGTCGGCTTCGTGGCGGACATGCATGACCGGCGCACCCACGCCATCGTGGCGCAGGGGCTGCTCATCCTCGAGAACATCGACCATCGTGGCGCCGTCGGCGCCGATCCGAAGATGGGCGACGGCTGCGGCATCCTCACCCACATTCCGCATTTCCTCCTGAAGGAGGAGTGCGAGAGCCTCGGCATCGCTTTGCCCGAACCCGGCCATTACGGAGTCGGGCAGTTCTTCATGCCGAAGGACGAGGAAGGCCGTCGCATCGTCGAGGAGATCGTCGAGAAGTCCCTCCACGACGAGGGCTTGCCCTTCCTCGGCTGGCGCGACGTGCCGGTGGATTCGAGCGACCTCGGCGTGCGCGTCAAGGAGACGGAGCCGCACCACAAGCAGGTCTTCATCGGCCGCCCTGCCGCGATCACGGACGAGGACGCGTTCGAGCGCCGCCTGTTCATCGCGCGCAAGGTGATCTCGAACAAGGTCTACGGCCTCAACGATCCGCGCGTGAAGGCCTATTACCCGGTCTCCGTTTCGACCCGGACCATCGTCTACAAGGGCATGGTTCTGGTCACGCAGCTCGGCCATTACTTCAAGGACCTGCAGGACGAGCGCTACGTCTCGGGCCTCGCCCTCGTGCACCAGCGCTTCGCCACCAACACCTTCCCGACCTGGCAGCTGTCGCACCCTTACCGGATGGTCGCCCATAACGGCGAGATCAACACGCTGCGCGGCAACGTGAACTGGATGGCGGCGCGCCAGGCCAGCGTCGATTCGGATCTGTTCGGCAACGACATCTCGAAGCTCTGGCCGATCTCCTACGAAGGCCAGTCCGACACCGCCTGTTTCGACAACGCCCTCGAGTTCCTCGTGCAGGGCGGCTACTCGCTCGCCCATGCGATGATGATGCTGATCCCGGAGGCCTGGGCCGGCAATCCGCTCATGAGCGAGGAGCGCAAGGCGTTCTACGAGTATCACGCCGCGCTGATGGAGCCGTGGGACGGCCCCGCCGCCGTCTGCTTCACCGATGGCCGCCAGATCGGCGCGACCCTCGACCGCAACGGCTTGCGCCCCGCCCGTTACATCGTCACGGAAGACGGCCTCGTCGTGCTGGCCTCCGAGATGGGCGTCCTGCCGATCCCGGACGAGAGCATCGTCGAATCCTGGCGCCTGCAGCCGGGCCGCATGCTGCTCATCGACCTGAAGAAGGGCCGCATCATCTCCGACGAGGAGATCAAGAGCGAGCTCGCGGCGGCCAATCCCTATGCGCAATGGGTGAAGAACACCCAGATCGTGCTGGAAGACCTGAAGCCCGTCATCCCGCGCGCCTCGCGTTCGGACGTGTCGCTGCTCGATCGGCAGCAGGCGTTCGGCTACAGCCAGGAAGACCTCAAGCTGCTGATGGCCCCCATGGCCGTCACCGGCCAGGAGGCGGTCGGCTCCATGGGAACGGACACACCGCTCTCGGCCCTCTCCGACAAGCCCAAGCCCCTCTACACCTATTTCAAGCAGAACTTCGCCCAGGTCACCAATCCGGCGATCGACCCGATCCGTGAGGAGGCCGTGATGAGCCTCGTCTCGTTCATCGGGCCGCGTCCGAACCTGCTCGACATGGAAGGCGCCTCCCGCAAGAAGCGCCTCGAGGTCCGTCAGCCGATCCTGACCAACGGCGACCTGGAGAAGATCCGCTCGATCTCGCATTTCGAGGATCGCTTCGACACGAAGACCCTCGACATCACCTTCCCGGCCGAATCCGGCGCCGTCGCCATGGAAGGTGCGGTCGACCGGCTCTGTGACCGGGCCGAGGCGGCGGTGCGCGGCGGCTACAACATCATCATCCTGACCGACCGCGGCGTCGGCCCGGATCGCATCGCGATCCCGGCCTTGCTGGCCACGGCGGCGGTGCACAACTACCTGATCCGCAAGGGGCTTCGCACCTCGGTCGGTCTCGTGGTCGAATCCGGCGAGCCGCGCGAGGTGCATCACTTCGCCTGTCTGGCCGGCTACGGCGCCGAGGCGATCAACCCCTATCTCGCTTTCGAGACCGTGATCGCGATGAAGGCCGAGTTCCCGCCGGATCTCACCGACGACGAGATCGTCTATCGCTACATCAAGTCGATCGATAAGGGCCTGCTCAAGGTCATGTCCAAGATGGGCATCTCGACCTATCAATCCTATTGCGGCGCTCAGATCTTCGACGCGATCGGCCTGAACTCGTCCTTCGTGGCCCGCGACTTCTTCGGCACCAAGACCACGATCGAAGGCATCGGCATGGCCGAGGTCGCCGAGGAGACCGCTCGTCGTCATGCCGACGCGTTCGGCGATGCCCCGGTCTTCCGCCATGCCCTGGATGTCGGCGGCGAGTATGCCTACCGCCTGCGCGGCGAGAGCCATACCTGGACACCGGATTCGGTGGCGACCCTGCAGCACGCGGTGCGCCTCGGCCTGCCCGAACGCTACCGCGAATTCGCCCGGCTGGTGAACGAGCAGGAAAACCACCTCAAGACCATCCGCGGCCTGTTCCGGATCAAGCAGGCGGCCGAGCTCGGCCGGGCCCCCGTGGACATCTCCGAGGTCGAGCCGGCGGTGGACATCGTCAAGCGGTTCGCCACGGGCGCGATGTCCTACGGCTCCATCTCGAAGGAGGCGCACGAGACCCTGGCCATCGCGGTGAACTCGTTCGGCGGTCGCTCGAATTCGGGCGAGGGCGGCGAGGAGGTCGAGCGGTTCAAGCCGATGGCCGACGGTCGCTCGCGCCGCTCGGCGATCAAGCAGGTGGCGTCGGGCCGCTTCGGCGTGACGACGGAATATCTCGTCAATGCCGACATGATGCAGATCAAGGTCTCGCAGGGCGCCAAGCCCGGCGAGGGCGGCCAGCTGCCCGGTCACAAGGTCGACGCCAAGATCGCCAAGGTCCGCTACGCCACCCCCGGCGTCGGCCTGATCTCGCCGCCGCCGCATCACGACATCTACTCGATCGAGGACTTGGCCCAGCTCATCTTCGACCTGAAGAACGTGAACCCAGCGGCCGACGTGTCCGTAAAACTCGTCTCGGAGGTCGGTGTCGGCACGGTCGCCACCGGCGTCGCCAAGGCGCGTGCCGACCACATCACGATCTCCGGTTTCGACGGCGGCACCGGCGCCGCGCCGCTGACCTCGATCAAGCATGCGGGCGGCCCCTGGGAGACGGGTCTCGCCGAGACCCAGCAGACCCTGGTGCTCAGCCACCTGCGCGGCCGTGTCGTGCTGCAGGCCGATGGCGGCATCCGCACGGGCCGGGACGTGCTCGTCGCGGCCCTGCTCGGCGCCGACCAGTTCGGCTTCTCCACCGCGCCGCTCATCGCGGCCGGCTGCATCATGATGCGCAAGTGCCACCTGAACACCTGCCCGGTGGGCGTGGCGACGCAGGATCCCGTCCTGCGCAAGCGCTTCAAGGGCACGCCGGAACACGTGGTGAACTACTTCTTCTTCGTGGCGGAGGAGTTGCGCGAACTGATGGCCGCGATGGGCTATACCAAGCTCGAAGACCTGATCGGCCGCTCGGACTTCCTCGACACGCTGGAGGTCATCAACCACTGGAAGGCGCGGGGCCTCGACTTCTCGAAGCTGTTCCACCGTCCCGATGTCGGCCCCGACGTGGCGATCCGCCACACGGAGAAGCAGAAGCATCCGATCGACACGGTGCTCGACCGCCGCCTGATCGAGGGCGCCAAGGCGGCCATCGAGACCGCCGAGCCGGTGGTGCTCAACGAGGTGATCCGGAACTCGGACCGCACCGCGGGCGCGATGCTCTCGGGCGTCGTCGCCAAGCGCTACGGCCATGAGGGCCTGCCGGACGACACCATCACGGTGAACCTCGCCGGGACCGCCGGCCAGAGCTTCGGGGCATGGCTGGCCGCCGGCATCACCGTGGTTCTCACGGGCCACGCCAACGATTACGTCGGCAAGGGGCTGTCGGGCGGCAAGCTGATCATCCGGCCGAGCGACGCCCTACGGTCGCCCGCCGGGCGGACGATCATGGCCGGCAACACGGTGCTCTACGGGGCCATCGCGGGCGAATGCTACATCCGCGGCTCGGCCGGCGAGCGGTTCGCCGTCCGGAATTCCGGCGCCATCACGGTGGTCGAAGGCATGGGCGACCATGGCTGCGAGTACATGACCGGCGGTGTCGTGGTGTCCATCGGCGAGACCGGGCGCAACTTCGCGGCCGGCATGTCGGGCGGCATCGCCTACGTTCTCGACGCGGACGGTTCGTTTGCCGCCCGCTGCAACCTTTCCATGGTCGATCTCGAACCCGTCGAGGAGGAGGACGACGTCATGCGCCGCTTCCACCAGGACGGCGACCTCGAGACCAAGGGGCGCGTCGACATCCTGGCCGACATGTCCGGGCATGACGAGGAGCGCCTGAGCCAGCTCATCACCAATCACCTGAAGTACACGGGTTCCCCGCGTGCCAAGGCGATCTTGGAAGACTGGGCCGGCTACCGCACCAAGTTCGTGAAGGTGATGCCGGTGGAGTACCGCCGCGCCCTGCGCGAAATGGAGATGGCGCGCATGCCGGTGGCCGCTGAGTAGCACTGAGACGTCGGATCGGCTCCGATCCGACGTCGTCGAGGGGATCGATGCGGACGCTCGTTTCGTGTCGGCCCATGCCTGAGGAGAAGGGGCTCATGATCGAACGGAGGATCAAGCTTTATCGCGAGGGGCGCGAGCAGACCATCCGGCTCCCGGATGAGTTCGCTCTGCCCGGCGACGAGGCGATCCTCCGCTGGGAGGCGGGCCGTGTGACGCTCGAAGCCGTCGCACAGCCTTCCCTTCTGTCTACCCTTTCGCGCCTCTCGCCTCTGGATGACGCGTGGCCCGAGATCGAGGACCGTCTTCCGGAGCCGGTCGATCTCTAGTGCGCTACCTGCTCGACACGAACATCCTGTCGGCCCTCGTTCGCTCTCCCAATGGGCTGCTGCGGGAGGCGATCGCCCGGGTGGGAGAGTCGAACGTCTATACGAGCGTGGTGGTGGCCTCGGAACTGCGTTTCGGTGCCGCCAAGAGAGGATCCGAACGCCTGACCCGGCAGGTGGATACGGTTCTGGGTGCGATCACCGTCGCATCCCTGTCCGTGCCCGTCGATCGCACCTATGGCGAACTGCGCCGACTTCTCGAAGCGGCTGGAACACCGATTGGAGCGAACGACCTGCTGATCGCGTCGCATGCGATTTGCGACGGCAGTGTATTGGTGACGGACAATGTCGGTGAGTTCTCGCGGGTGCCGAAGCTCGACGTCGAGAACTGTTTAAGACCGTAGCGAGCTCGCTCGCGGAAGAAGAATCGGTCTCCGCTTCGCGCGGAGCGCTTTGGGTGGGTGGGGCTTTAGGTCATGGGCAAGATCACGGGTTTCCTCGAGTTCGACCGGCAGGAGCAGAAGTATCAGCTCGCGGCGGACCGCGTGCGGCACTTCCGCGAGTTCACCCTGCCTCTCGACGAGCACGACCTGAAGAAGCAGGCCGCGCGCTGCATGGATTGCGGCATCCCGTTCTGCCATGGGCCGACCGGCTGCCCCGTGCATAACCAGATCCCCGATTGGAACGAGCTCGTGTTCCAGTCGGATTGGGAGGAGGCCGCCCGCAACCTCCACTCCACCAACAATTTCCCGGAATTTACCGGTCGCGTCTGTCCCGCCCCGTGCGAGGAAGCTTGCACCCTGAACCTCGAGAACCAGCCCGTCGCGATCAAGACGATCGAGCAGGCCATCGCCGACCGCGCCTGGAACAATGGCTGGGTGAAGCCGGAAATTCCCGCCACCCGCACCGGCAAGAAGGTCGCCGTCATCGGTTCCGGACCTGCCGGAATGGCCGCGGCGCAGCAGCTCGCGCGCGTCGGCCACGACGTCCATGTCTTCGAGCGCGAGCCGAAGGCCGGCGGCCTGCTGCGCTACGGCATCCCCGATTTCAAGATGGAGAAGCGCCATATCGACCGGCGCGTGAAGCAGATGGAAGCGGAGGGCGTGACCTTCCACTACGGCGTCAATGTCGGCGTGACGAAGCCGCTCGACGAACTCACCGCCGAGTTCGACGCAGTGCTCTTCGCCGGCGGCGCCGAAGACCCGCGCAACCCGCAGCTTCCCGGCCAGGACCTCGCCGGCGTGCATTACGCGATGCCGTTCCTCGTCCAGTCGAACCGGCGTGTCGGCGCCGAGCCGATGCCGGGCAACGGTGAATTGCCGATCCTCGCCACCGCCAAGAACGTCGTCGTGATCGGCGGCGGCGATACGGCGTCGGATTGCGTCGGCACCTCCTTCCGCCAGGGCGCCCTCTCGGTGACGCAGCTCGACATCCGGCCGCGCCCGCCCGAGCGCGAGGACAAGCTCTCGGTCTGGCCCTATTGGCCGACCAAGATGCGGACCTCGTCGAGCCAGGCCGAAGGCGCCGAGCGCGAGTTCCAGGCCGCGACGCTGCGCCTCGAAGGCAACAAGAAGGGCAAGCTCACCGGCGTGGTCTGCACCCGCGTCGACGAGAAGCGCCAGCCCATTCCCGGCGGTGAGTTCACCCTGCCGGCCGATCTGGTCTTCCTGGCCATCGGTTTCGCCGGTTCGGTCCGCAAGGGTCTGCTCGAGGAATCCGGTGTCGTCATGGACAAGCGCGGCAATGTCACCGCCAACGAACTCGATTACCGGACGTCCAACGAGAAGATCTATGCCGCCGGTGACATGCGCCGTGGGCAGTCCCTCGTGGTCTGGGCGATCCGTGAAGGCCGCCAGGCGGCGCGTTCCATCGACGAGGCGCTGATGGGATCGAGCGTCCTGCCGCGCTGAGGTAGCAATCCGGGGCCGGCTCTATGCCAGGCCCCGGCGACTGGATCTCTTCTCGAACTCAGTGCCGCCACGCCGGGCTCAGCCCGGCGGCCATTTGAAATCGTCGGCCCGGCCCGGCTGTGGCATCGGCGCCGAGCCGCGCTGAAGCACCCGCTCCACGTTCCCCGATGCGTCGCCATCGCGCGGTCGTCCGCTGATGAGCGTGCCGCCGGGGGTCACCTCGGCGCGGCCGAGAGGAATGACCGGGCCGAACGCGGGCTTCACCGGCAAGGCGGGGATGCCCGGAGGCTCAGGCAGGCTCGGCAGCATCGCGGTGATCTGGCGATCGATCGCGGCGGTATCGTCGAGCTTCAGTGTCTCGCCATCGAGTTGGGGCCCGGGGACCGTCGCCACGGGCGCGACGGCCGGCGCCTCGGTGGGGTTCGTGCCCATGAGACGCTTGAGTTCGACGTCGGCGAAATGCGCGACCTTGCGGGAGCCCGCCTTGGTGAAATGCACGCCGTCCGACGTCCGGAGCTTGGCTTCCTGCCCCTCCAGGTCGGGGCCGGTCATGGTGAAGCGGTTGCGGTCGTCGACGAAGCCCGGCCAGATGTCGACATAAGTCCCGCCCGCCTTGGCGACCCGGTCACGGATCAGGTCGTTGATCGACGCGATGTCTTTCGTCAGTGGCTCGCTGCGCATGGGCGGCGCGCCGACCCAGATGAAGGGGATCTTCTGGCTGGCGAAGACCTTGGCCAGGGCGTCCACGCGGTCGCGGTAGATCTCGCGCCAGCGCTCCGTCCCCGGCTCCACATTCTCCGTCCCCTCGCGGATGGGCTGGCGGTCGTTCGCGCCCAGCATCACCACGGCATAGGCGACCTTCGGGCTCGTCTTGAGGAAATCCTCCGCCGCCTTGGGCCAGTCGACCACGTCCTTCCGGACGAGGCCGCTATCGGCCTTCGAGCGGTCGAGGATCGCCACATCGGCATTGTCCTCGAACACGTCGTCGAGGCCGCGGCCGAGATAGCTCGCCAGCGAATCGCCGAACACCGCGATGCGGATCGACGGCTCCGCCTTGGGCTGGACCGGCTTCGGCTGGGCGATCACCGGAGCGGGACGCGGCCGCTTCGTGTAGGAGCGCTGGCTCTCCCCGATGGTCGGCGGCCGCGGCCGGGTGGGGCGGGCCGATGGCACGGGCGCGGGGGTCGGCTGAACCTGCTGAGGGCGATCCTCCCAGGGCCAGTAGAACTGGCGCGGTGCCTCCTGAGGGGGAGGGGTGTAGCGCCGATTGGCCTGGCGCGCGCCGTAATCACCCTCCTCGCGGGGGCGGCGGCGCGGCGCGTAGTAGGAATCGCCGCGAGGGGTATCGTAGGAATCCCCCCATTGGGCCACGGCGGACGGACCCGACGAGAAGAGCGGGGGCGTCGCGAACAGAGCGAGGAGACAGGCGCGACGAACGGCGTCCTTCACCCGTCCCGCGATGGTCGCCCCGTTCGGTACGGTCTTGACGGTCCTTGGTGCCACGCTGCGACCTGCCTGCTGATCGTCGAAGGACGAGACCGCGCCATCCTAGCCGACCATCCGCCCCGCGTCTAAGAGGGCGTTTGATCGAACCGTTCAGCGGATGATCGGGATCGATCGGGTCTTCCGATCCAACCACCTCATCCTGAGGCGCCCTTCGCCTCGGCGAAGGGCCTCGAAGGAGGCTTCCAGAGACCGATGCGATCCCTGGAGGGCTCCTTCGAGGCCGCTTCGCGGCGCCTCAGGATGAGGTAAGGTGTTGGATCGTCGAGACAAATTTCCTGCGAGCCTCCTGACCGGATCCTCCGTCGCTGATGTCCTTTATCGGGTGACGGGGATACGAAGCGCCTCGTGTGGCAGGAGTCATGGCCGCGCTGTCAGGTGCTCCAGAAGGGCCGGGGTGGCATAGCCGTCGGCCACCAGACCTTCC
This region includes:
- the gltB gene encoding Ferredoxin-dependent glutamate synthase 1, producing MNMAASEVAGVVQNPIPATRDGVAPLVVRDHALPPKQGLYDPAREGDACGVGFVADMHDRRTHAIVAQGLLILENIDHRGAVGADPKMGDGCGILTHIPHFLLKEECESLGIALPEPGHYGVGQFFMPKDEEGRRIVEEIVEKSLHDEGLPFLGWRDVPVDSSDLGVRVKETEPHHKQVFIGRPAAITDEDAFERRLFIARKVISNKVYGLNDPRVKAYYPVSVSTRTIVYKGMVLVTQLGHYFKDLQDERYVSGLALVHQRFATNTFPTWQLSHPYRMVAHNGEINTLRGNVNWMAARQASVDSDLFGNDISKLWPISYEGQSDTACFDNALEFLVQGGYSLAHAMMMLIPEAWAGNPLMSEERKAFYEYHAALMEPWDGPAAVCFTDGRQIGATLDRNGLRPARYIVTEDGLVVLASEMGVLPIPDESIVESWRLQPGRMLLIDLKKGRIISDEEIKSELAAANPYAQWVKNTQIVLEDLKPVIPRASRSDVSLLDRQQAFGYSQEDLKLLMAPMAVTGQEAVGSMGTDTPLSALSDKPKPLYTYFKQNFAQVTNPAIDPIREEAVMSLVSFIGPRPNLLDMEGASRKKRLEVRQPILTNGDLEKIRSISHFEDRFDTKTLDITFPAESGAVAMEGAVDRLCDRAEAAVRGGYNIIILTDRGVGPDRIAIPALLATAAVHNYLIRKGLRTSVGLVVESGEPREVHHFACLAGYGAEAINPYLAFETVIAMKAEFPPDLTDDEIVYRYIKSIDKGLLKVMSKMGISTYQSYCGAQIFDAIGLNSSFVARDFFGTKTTIEGIGMAEVAEETARRHADAFGDAPVFRHALDVGGEYAYRLRGESHTWTPDSVATLQHAVRLGLPERYREFARLVNEQENHLKTIRGLFRIKQAAELGRAPVDISEVEPAVDIVKRFATGAMSYGSISKEAHETLAIAVNSFGGRSNSGEGGEEVERFKPMADGRSRRSAIKQVASGRFGVTTEYLVNADMMQIKVSQGAKPGEGGQLPGHKVDAKIAKVRYATPGVGLISPPPHHDIYSIEDLAQLIFDLKNVNPAADVSVKLVSEVGVGTVATGVAKARADHITISGFDGGTGAAPLTSIKHAGGPWETGLAETQQTLVLSHLRGRVVLQADGGIRTGRDVLVAALLGADQFGFSTAPLIAAGCIMMRKCHLNTCPVGVATQDPVLRKRFKGTPEHVVNYFFFVAEELRELMAAMGYTKLEDLIGRSDFLDTLEVINHWKARGLDFSKLFHRPDVGPDVAIRHTEKQKHPIDTVLDRRLIEGAKAAIETAEPVVLNEVIRNSDRTAGAMLSGVVAKRYGHEGLPDDTITVNLAGTAGQSFGAWLAAGITVVLTGHANDYVGKGLSGGKLIIRPSDALRSPAGRTIMAGNTVLYGAIAGECYIRGSAGERFAVRNSGAITVVEGMGDHGCEYMTGGVVVSIGETGRNFAAGMSGGIAYVLDADGSFAARCNLSMVDLEPVEEEDDVMRRFHQDGDLETKGRVDILADMSGHDEERLSQLITNHLKYTGSPRAKAILEDWAGYRTKFVKVMPVEYRRALREMEMARMPVAAE
- the vapC2 gene encoding Ribonuclease VapC2, with amino-acid sequence MRYLLDTNILSALVRSPNGLLREAIARVGESNVYTSVVVASELRFGAAKRGSERLTRQVDTVLGAITVASLSVPVDRTYGELRRLLEAAGTPIGANDLLIASHAICDGSVLVTDNVGEFSRVPKLDVENCLRP
- the gltD gene encoding Glutamate synthase [NADPH] small chain, with translation MGKITGFLEFDRQEQKYQLAADRVRHFREFTLPLDEHDLKKQAARCMDCGIPFCHGPTGCPVHNQIPDWNELVFQSDWEEAARNLHSTNNFPEFTGRVCPAPCEEACTLNLENQPVAIKTIEQAIADRAWNNGWVKPEIPATRTGKKVAVIGSGPAGMAAAQQLARVGHDVHVFEREPKAGGLLRYGIPDFKMEKRHIDRRVKQMEAEGVTFHYGVNVGVTKPLDELTAEFDAVLFAGGAEDPRNPQLPGQDLAGVHYAMPFLVQSNRRVGAEPMPGNGELPILATAKNVVVIGGGDTASDCVGTSFRQGALSVTQLDIRPRPPEREDKLSVWPYWPTKMRTSSSQAEGAEREFQAATLRLEGNKKGKLTGVVCTRVDEKRQPIPGGEFTLPADLVFLAIGFAGSVRKGLLEESGVVMDKRGNVTANELDYRTSNEKIYAAGDMRRGQSLVVWAIREGRQAARSIDEALMGSSVLPR